The following proteins are encoded in a genomic region of Methanoculleus bourgensis MS2:
- a CDS encoding DUF3303 domain-containing protein, with protein MQFISIFTWEPGKTGEVMEARAAEKIPDGVRLINEWVDLGSNTVFRLIETDDPAALLMISSPWGDLGYKEVHPVMESKEALRLHKG; from the coding sequence ATGCAGTTCATAAGCATATTCACCTGGGAGCCGGGGAAGACGGGCGAGGTCATGGAAGCACGTGCCGCCGAGAAGATCCCGGACGGCGTGCGCCTGATCAACGAGTGGGTCGACCTCGGGAGCAACACGGTCTTCCGCTTGATCGAGACGGACGACCCCGCGGCCCTCCTGATGATCAGCAGCCCCTGGGGCGACCTCGGCTACAAAGAGGTGCACCCGGTGATGGAGTCAAAAGAGGCGCTGAGACTGCACAAGGGATAG